A stretch of the Leishmania infantum JPCM5 genome chromosome 30 genome encodes the following:
- a CDS encoding putative ribosomal protein L15, with translation MGAFMYLNELWKKKSSDVMRFIQRIRSWEFRHQHTVVRLRRPTRPEKARMLGYKTKQGFCVFRVRVRRGGRKRPVHKGITYGKPKTSGVLGMKLNKNNQAVAEQRLGKRFGNLRVLNSYWVNMDSTFKWYEVIAVDPMCKTIRRDPRINWIVNSVHKHREQRGLTSAGRKHRGLRHKGHKASKLRPSYRAAWRRNNRIVFLRKR, from the coding sequence ATGGGGGCTTTCATGTACTTGAACGAGCTGTGGAAGAAGAAGTCTTCTGATGTGATGCGCTTTATCCAGCGTATCCGCTCGTGGGAGTTCCGTCACCAGCACACGgtggtgcgcctgcgccgccccaCGCGCCCGGAGAAGGCCCGCATGCTTGGCTACAAGACGAAGCAGGGCTTCTGCGTGttccgcgtgcgcgtgcgccgtggTGGCCGCAAACGCCCGGTCCACAAGGGTATCACGTACGGTAAGCCGAAGACCAGCGGTGTGCTCGGCATGAAGCTCAACAAGAACAACCAGGCCGTTGCGGAGCAGCGTCTGGGCAAGCGCTTCGGCAACCTGCGCGTGCTGAACTCGTACTGGGTGAACATGGACTCCACGTTCAAATGGTACGAGGTCATCGCCGTTGACCCGATGTGCAAGACCATCCGCCGCGACCCCCGCATCAACTGGATCGTCAACTCCGTGCATAAGCACCGCGAGCAGCGCGGTCTGACCTCTGCTGGTCGCAAGCACCGTGGTCTGCGCCACAAGGGTCACAAGGCCTCCAAGCTGCGCCCGTCGTACCGCGCTGCGTGGCGCCGCAACAACCGCATCGTGTTCCTGCGCAAGCGTTGA
- a CDS encoding putative V-type ATPase, C subunit: MPVEAEVLPTPTRLPPDDAMHVVGSLIRYILIIVIVVFGIIPALCGTVFPPFSALWSILKAVSPYAWASMGTGIGIALSILGAAWGILTSGASISGAAIRAPEIRSKNLISIIFCEAVAIYGVILSIIMMGKIQASSSSVGSGGVYRYETIVGGYTLFAAGIAVGIGNMACGIAVGIVGSSCAIADAHSSSLFVKVLVIEIFASALGIFAVITGILMAQKVQMK; encoded by the coding sequence ATGCCTGTGGAAGCTGAAGTGCTCccgacgccgacgcgtcTGCCGCCAGATGACGCGATGCACGTGGTAGGAAGCCTCATCCGGTACATTCTCATCATCGTAATCGTCGTCTTCGGCATCATTCCTGCCCTGTGTGGGACCGTGTTCCCCCCCTTCTCAGCGTTGTGGAGCATCCTGAAGGCTGTGTCGCCGTATGCGTGGGCCTCGATGGGCACCGGCATCGGCATTGCGCTTTCCATTCTCGGCGCCGCATGGGGCATCCTAACAAGTGGTGCATCGATCAGCGGTGCGGCTATCCGGGCCCCAGAAATCCGGAGCAAGAACCTCATCTCCATCATTTTTTGCGAGGCCGTGGCTATCTACGGTGTCATCCTCTCCATCATCATGATGGGAAAGATTCAGGCGAGCAGTTCTTCTGTcggtagcggcggcgtctACAGGTACGAGACCATCGTTGGCGGCTACACCCTCTTCGCTGCCGGGATCGCCGTGGGCATCGGCAACATGGCATGCGGTATCGCGGTTGGCATTGTTGGCAGTAGTTGTGCTATTGCTgatgcgcacagcagcagcttgtTTGTGAAGGTGCTCGTGATCGAGATTTTCGCCTCGGCGCTCGGTATCTTTGCGGTCATTACGGGCATTCTGATGGCGCAAAAGGTTCAAATGAAGTAG